A genome region from Rhodothermales bacterium includes the following:
- a CDS encoding Gfo/Idh/MocA family oxidoreductase: protein MTQSKLSRRDFITASTASALFASTPLFGSEGKRRVALVGTGVRGTGFWGKHLNDNYGDVVEYVGLCDINPGRLEYALNYMGVDCPVFTDFDAMLGAAKPDLVIVTTVDSTHDEFIVKGLHAGLDVITEKPMTTDETKCQAILGAAEDSKGELIVALNYRNGIIFSRLKEHLLDEKIGRLTSIDFNWYLNTYHGASYFRRWHGLRDKGGTLLCHKSAHHFDLLNWWIDSEPVEVHAYGGLEHYGHNNPFRGDRCMDCPHTDRCEYHWDMTKDQRLMDLYHANERYDGYIRDNCLWRKEIDIFDKMAVQIRYANDVQVSYSLTTYSPYEGFRVAFNGTKGRMETWEGVPSLDAIQQDQSLLHAKEMDQSSHTKAELQYHEIVTQLNFDEFERELIPYVRRGHWGGDQVMFDRIFRGIDKRPDLDLSADVRDGAMSVLIGIAARKSIDEGRAIRIADLTSLDPV from the coding sequence ATGACCCAATCTAAACTATCGCGGCGCGACTTCATCACCGCCTCCACGGCGAGCGCACTGTTCGCATCGACCCCGCTATTCGGTTCAGAAGGGAAGCGACGTGTTGCCCTCGTTGGCACCGGAGTTCGCGGCACCGGCTTTTGGGGCAAGCACCTCAACGACAATTACGGCGACGTCGTCGAATACGTCGGACTCTGCGACATCAACCCGGGCCGGCTCGAATACGCGCTCAACTACATGGGCGTCGACTGTCCCGTGTTCACGGACTTCGACGCGATGCTCGGCGCGGCCAAGCCCGACCTGGTGATCGTGACGACCGTCGATTCGACGCACGACGAGTTCATCGTCAAAGGTCTGCATGCCGGGCTCGACGTCATTACGGAAAAGCCGATGACGACGGACGAGACGAAGTGCCAGGCGATCCTCGGCGCGGCCGAAGATTCGAAAGGCGAACTGATCGTCGCGCTTAACTACCGCAATGGCATTATCTTCTCCCGACTCAAGGAACACCTGCTCGACGAGAAGATTGGCCGCCTGACGTCGATCGATTTCAACTGGTACCTGAATACCTATCACGGGGCGTCCTACTTCCGGCGCTGGCATGGCCTGCGTGACAAGGGAGGCACGCTCCTTTGCCACAAGTCCGCGCATCATTTCGACCTGCTCAACTGGTGGATCGACTCCGAACCCGTCGAGGTCCATGCCTATGGCGGCCTCGAACACTACGGGCACAACAACCCGTTCCGCGGCGATCGCTGCATGGATTGTCCGCACACGGACAGGTGCGAGTACCACTGGGACATGACGAAAGATCAGCGTCTGATGGACCTTTACCACGCCAATGAGCGCTACGACGGCTACATCCGCGACAACTGCCTGTGGCGAAAAGAGATCGACATCTTCGACAAGATGGCCGTACAGATACGCTACGCAAACGACGTGCAGGTCAGTTACTCGCTGACGACGTACTCGCCCTACGAGGGTTTTCGCGTCGCCTTCAACGGCACGAAGGGTCGCATGGAAACCTGGGAGGGCGTGCCTTCGCTCGATGCGATACAGCAGGACCAGTCACTGTTACATGCTAAAGAGATGGATCAGTCGAGCCATACCAAAGCCGAGTTGCAGTACCACGAGATCGTCACACAACTGAACTTCGACGAATTCGAACGCGAGTTGATCCCCTACGTCCGCAGGGGTCACTGGGGCGGCGACCAGGTCATGTTCGATCGAATATTCCGCGGTATCGACAAACGACCGGACCTCGACCTGTCAGCCGACGTACGTGACGGCGCAATGTCCGTGCTGATCGGCATTGCAGCCCGCAAGAGTATCGACGAAGGCCGCGCG